Within the Polaribacter pectinis genome, the region ATTCTCAAGATACCATTATGAAGCTGCAATTGTTGTAGAACATATAAAAGCGCCTAATTTCGAACAAACAGATTGGAATAAAATTTTGAATTATTACAAGTGTTTACACAAACTACAACCTTCCACTTCCTACCTATTAACAATGGCTGTTGTCTGTTTGCAAAGTGAAAACTATGTAAAAGCCAATTATTATTTCGAACAAATAAACCCTGATGATTTAGCACAACGTTCGTATTTATTTTATGGCGCATAAGCAGATTATTTTGCTAAAACAAACAATAAAAAAGAAGCTTTAAAATTTATTGATATTGCTTTAAAAAAAGTGTCTAACAATTTGGAAAAGGAATTTTTGGAGAGGAAAAAAACTTACTTTTCAAAAAACTTATAGTTGTAAAATACGAAGTATAGATTCCTGTTTTTACATTAATAACAAATAAAACTATACTCCTTTTTCAGCTCTTTGAGCAACATACAAATCTGCAATTGTTGGGTTTTCTGGGCAACTTTTTATTTGTTGAAATTCATCTCCAACTTTTACAAAACCAGTTTGTATCACTTTAAAATAAACGCCACACATTGTTGTATTCCAGAACTGTTTTAGAATTTTCATGTCATTAAAACGAATACCTAATTTATAACAAGGATTTCTTTGCACAGTTGCTTCTAAAATAGCTTCACCAACTTTAAAAGTATCACCTTGATGAATTTTGGTTTCCTCTAAATCGTCAATAGTTAAGTTTTCTCCAAACATTCCTAATTGCCAATCTAAATTTGGATGAAGTGGTTTAAAAAAATCATAATGTTTTAGAGAATATCCATAAATAGCTTGTAAAATACCTCCATGATTTTCTCTATCGGAAATCTCATCACCTTTAACATCTTCTGTATCTAAAAAGATTGGTTTTATAACAGAGAATTTAAAAATTCCTGTTGTTACAGATTCTCCTTTCCATTCAATTTCTCTGCGTTCACCAATATTTGTTGAAACTATTTTCAAAAGACTACTTTTTAAATTTTTCTAACGCTTTCTTTGTAAAATCAGATAACACCAATTCACCAGAAACTGCAGCTCTTTCTTCTAATAAATTGTTCCAATTTTCTGTTCCTTTCCACAATGTTTTTTTCATTTCAGCTAAAGCTGTAGGATTGTATGAAGCTAATTTTTCTGATAAAATTTCGACTTCTTCATCTAATTCTTTAATACTCTCAAAAACTTTTGCGTACAAACCTTTTTCTTTTGCCCAATAGGCATTTTTCCAATTACTTGCGTCTAAAGTCAATTCTGCAGTTCCAGAAACTCCAATTTTTCTTGTAACTGCTGGTTCTATTACAAAAGGTCCAATTCCTATGGTAAATTCAGATAATTTAATTGCTGCATTTTCTGTTGCCAACACATAATCGCAAGCTGAAGCCAAACCAACGCCACCACCAACTGTTTTTCCTTGAATTCTTCCGATAATTAATTTGCCACAAGTTCTCATGGCGTTTATCACATTTGCAAAACCAGAGAAAAATTGTTTTCCATCTTCTAAATTAGAAATTGCCACTAATTCATCAAAAGAAGCACCTGCACAAAAGGCTTTTTCTCCTTCAGATTTTAAAATAATTACAGAAACATCTCCATTATTTCCAACAGAAATTAACTCTTTGGTTAATCGATCTAACAATTCACCTGGAAAAGAATTGCTTGCAGGATGCCCAAATTCTATGGTTGCTATTTTATTCTGAATATTTGTGTACAAACTTCCGTTTTTTCTATCTGTAGTCATAATTTCTAATTTTAGTAAAAATAGGGCTTAATTAGAGAATTTTCAATTCTAAAAGTGCCTTTTTAAATGAATTGGTATTCTAACTTTCTGAACCATTTGCCAATGGAATAAACTTACTTCTAAATTTAAGAAATATAGGAAGTCCTCTAATAACCATCCATAAAACGAAAGTAATCCAAATGGCATATAATTTTAAATCTAAAGAATCAAAAAACAGTAAAGAAGGAATAAAAACAAGCCCTGTAGAAACTATTAGTAGGTTTCTTAAAAACTTCATTTCTCCCATTCCTTTAAACATTCCGTCTAAAATATAAGTAATTCCGCAAATTGGTTGCATGGCTAAAATTAGCCAGAAAGTCATATAAAACTGATCTAAAACTAATGGGTCTTTGGTAAAAATGTGACCAATTGGTTCATAAAAAAGAAATCCGAAAAAAGCCATAACAACACCAGTTCCAAAACCGTAAATAATTAATTTATTACTTAACTTCAATAACGTTTTATAATCTTTTGCACCTAATAATTTACCTGATAAAATATTTCCTGCACTCGAATAACCATCGATACTAAAAGCACCTAAAAGCCATAAATTTAGCCCAATTGTATAGGCTGCAATGTATTCTTTTCCATAAGATGTTGCGTAAGATGTTGCAAAATACAAAGCTGTATTTAAGGCAATAGTTCTTATAAAAAGATTGCCAATCATTCCTAACAAACGAGGAATTTCAACATGAAATGGCAAACTTAATTTTAAAGAAATGGTTGTTTTTTTCATCAACAAAAACAAAGAAATAACTGCCATAGAAATTTGTGCAATTACACTTGCATAAGCTGCTCCTTCTATGTTCATTGCAGGAATATAACCTTCAATTCCATATACTAAAACAATATCTAAAACGATATTTAAACCTGCTCCAATTAAGGCAATTATCATCGGGTAAAAAGTATTTTGTAATCCTCTAAATATGCCGAAAACTGCAAATACAAAAAGGGAAAAAGGAAAACCAAAAATTCTAATAT harbors:
- a CDS encoding MOSC domain-containing protein, giving the protein MKIVSTNIGERREIEWKGESVTTGIFKFSVIKPIFLDTEDVKGDEISDRENHGGILQAIYGYSLKHYDFFKPLHPNLDWQLGMFGENLTIDDLEETKIHQGDTFKVGEAILEATVQRNPCYKLGIRFNDMKILKQFWNTTMCGVYFKVIQTGFVKVGDEFQQIKSCPENPTIADLYVAQRAEKGV
- a CDS encoding enoyl-CoA hydratase/isomerase family protein — encoded protein: MTTDRKNGSLYTNIQNKIATIEFGHPASNSFPGELLDRLTKELISVGNNGDVSVIILKSEGEKAFCAGASFDELVAISNLEDGKQFFSGFANVINAMRTCGKLIIGRIQGKTVGGGVGLASACDYVLATENAAIKLSEFTIGIGPFVIEPAVTRKIGVSGTAELTLDASNWKNAYWAKEKGLYAKVFESIKELDEEVEILSEKLASYNPTALAEMKKTLWKGTENWNNLLEERAAVSGELVLSDFTKKALEKFKK
- a CDS encoding MATE family efflux transporter; this encodes MKTNISFKNINKLAIPALIAGIAEPLLSITDTAIIGNIDTNATESLAAVGIVGAFISMLVWVFGQIRSAISSIVSQYVGANKIEEVKSLPAQAIAIIVLGSLLILGISYPFSREIFAFYNASGEILEYCITYFNIRIFGFPFSLFVFAVFGIFRGLQNTFYPMIIALIGAGLNIVLDIVLVYGIEGYIPAMNIEGAAYASVIAQISMAVISLFLLMKKTTISLKLSLPFHVEIPRLLGMIGNLFIRTIALNTALYFATSYATSYGKEYIAAYTIGLNLWLLGAFSIDGYSSAGNILSGKLLGAKDYKTLLKLSNKLIIYGFGTGVVMAFFGFLFYEPIGHIFTKDPLVLDQFYMTFWLILAMQPICGITYILDGMFKGMGEMKFLRNLLIVSTGLVFIPSLLFFDSLDLKLYAIWITFVLWMVIRGLPIFLKFRSKFIPLANGSES